One Lactobacillus sp. CBA3606 DNA segment encodes these proteins:
- a CDS encoding glucose-6-phosphate isomerase translates to MAHISFDSSNLTKFVHDNELGEMQAMVTAADKELREGTGAGNDFRGWLDLPTDYDKEEFARIKSAAKKIQSDSDVLVVIGIGGSYLGARAAIEFLHETFWSSLSREDRKFPQVVFAGNSISSSYVNDLVHLIGDRDFSVNIISKSGTTTEPSIAFRVFKEKLVAKYGAEAAKGRIFATTDRKRGALKQEADAEGYESFVIPDDVGGRFTVLTPVGLLPIAVSGGDIDSLMKGAADGKAVYSDADLSKNEAYQYAAFRNILYRKGYTTEILENYEPNMAMFSEWWKQLMGESEGKDQKGIYPSSANFTTDLHSLGQYIQEGRRNLMETVVKVDNATSDVAIPKETENLDGLKYLEGKTMAQVNTKAFEGVIMAHVDGGVPNMVVNIPSQDAYTLGYMIYFFEAAVAISGYLNGINPFNQPGVEAYKNNMFALLGKPGYEELTAKLTSRLK, encoded by the coding sequence ATGGCACACATTTCATTTGACAGCTCCAATTTGACTAAGTTTGTTCACGACAACGAACTTGGTGAAATGCAAGCAATGGTCACAGCTGCTGACAAGGAGCTGCGTGAAGGTACTGGCGCCGGTAACGATTTTCGTGGCTGGTTAGACTTACCAACGGATTACGATAAGGAAGAATTCGCCCGCATTAAATCAGCGGCTAAAAAAATTCAATCTGATTCAGATGTCTTAGTTGTAATCGGCATTGGTGGCTCATACCTTGGTGCGCGAGCAGCCATTGAATTTTTACATGAAACTTTCTGGTCATCACTTTCACGTGAAGACCGTAAATTCCCACAAGTTGTCTTTGCTGGGAACTCAATCTCATCTTCATACGTTAATGACTTAGTTCATTTAATTGGTGACCGTGACTTTTCTGTTAATATTATTTCGAAGTCTGGGACGACGACTGAACCTTCAATCGCTTTCCGGGTCTTCAAGGAAAAGTTAGTTGCTAAGTATGGCGCTGAAGCCGCTAAGGGCCGGATTTTTGCAACCACTGACCGTAAGCGCGGTGCATTGAAGCAAGAAGCTGATGCTGAAGGTTACGAATCATTCGTTATCCCTGATGATGTTGGTGGTCGTTTCACTGTCTTAACTCCAGTTGGCTTGTTACCAATTGCAGTTTCTGGCGGCGATATTGATTCATTGATGAAGGGTGCTGCCGATGGGAAAGCTGTTTATTCTGATGCTGATTTAAGCAAGAATGAAGCTTACCAATATGCTGCTTTCCGGAATATCTTATACCGGAAGGGTTACACCACTGAAATTCTTGAAAACTACGAACCAAATATGGCGATGTTCTCAGAATGGTGGAAGCAATTAATGGGTGAATCCGAAGGTAAAGACCAAAAGGGCATCTACCCATCATCTGCTAACTTTACGACTGACTTACATTCATTGGGTCAATATATCCAAGAAGGTCGTCGTAACTTGATGGAAACCGTTGTTAAAGTTGATAACGCAACGAGCGATGTTGCGATTCCTAAGGAAACCGAAAACCTTGATGGTTTGAAGTATCTTGAAGGTAAGACGATGGCACAAGTTAACACCAAGGCTTTCGAAGGGGTTATTATGGCCCACGTTGATGGCGGTGTTCCTAACATGGTTGTGAACATTCCTAGCCAAGATGCGTATACTTTGGGTTACATGATTTACTTCTTTGAAGCTGCAGTTGCTATTTCTGGTTACTTAAATGGGATTAACCCATTCAACCAACCAGGGGTTGAAGCTTACAAAAATAACATGTTTGCCTTACTTGGCAAGCCTGGCTACGAAGAATTAACTGCAAAGTTAACTTCACGCCTTAAGTAA
- a CDS encoding GRP family sugar transporter, with the protein MGILIALIPAIAWGSIGLISGHMGGSARQQTLGMTMGALVFGLVLWIVEQPALTAAVWITGIVSGLFWSVGQGQQFTSMKAIGISRTTPMSTGMQLVANALAGVLLFNEWHGRMYWIGSISVIVLIAGAVLTSLTDRTDPNRQASESWGVGIRALIISTIGYAGYTIVVHYGNVNAQAVVMPQAVGMLIGALVWSFKDKPWLEKATYRNIITGLVWGIGNLFMFMAMAQIGQAIAYSLSQMGIVISTFGSIYLLGERKTKREMVYVVIGSILVIVGGIALSLMKA; encoded by the coding sequence ATGGGAATTCTAATTGCACTGATTCCTGCGATTGCGTGGGGTAGTATCGGCTTGATTAGTGGTCATATGGGTGGTTCTGCGCGGCAACAGACCCTTGGTATGACAATGGGCGCTTTAGTATTTGGGCTCGTTCTTTGGATTGTGGAACAACCGGCGCTAACTGCAGCGGTATGGATTACTGGGATTGTTTCTGGGCTATTTTGGAGCGTTGGTCAAGGCCAACAATTCACGTCAATGAAAGCCATCGGGATTTCACGGACGACGCCAATGTCAACTGGGATGCAGTTGGTAGCGAATGCCTTAGCAGGTGTCTTGCTGTTCAATGAGTGGCATGGCCGGATGTATTGGATTGGCTCAATTTCAGTAATTGTTTTAATTGCTGGGGCAGTTTTAACGTCGTTAACTGATCGAACTGATCCGAATCGGCAAGCGTCTGAAAGCTGGGGCGTTGGGATTCGAGCGTTGATCATTTCAACGATTGGCTATGCTGGTTATACGATTGTTGTGCATTATGGGAACGTTAATGCCCAAGCAGTTGTCATGCCCCAAGCAGTTGGGATGCTAATTGGTGCCTTAGTTTGGTCCTTTAAGGACAAGCCTTGGTTAGAAAAGGCCACTTATCGCAATATCATCACCGGACTTGTCTGGGGGATTGGGAACTTATTTATGTTCATGGCGATGGCCCAAATCGGTCAAGCGATTGCTTATTCGTTATCACAAATGGGGATTGTTATTTCAACCTTTGGGAGCATCTACCTCCTCGGTGAGCGGAAAACGAAGCGTGAGATGGTTTATGTGGTCATTGGTTCGATATTAGTCATCGTTGGTGGGATTGCATTATCACTAATGAAAGCTTAA
- a CDS encoding ABC transporter ATP-binding protein: MLKIAKGRISYMAVIGAILFMVVQVIASLNLPSLTSNIVNNGVAKGDISYIWKIGFEMIGFSLLSVVAAFGNVFLAARSSQQLGKNLRSDIYKKVINFSNDEFDKVETSSLITRTTNDVVQIQNVAMMALRMMIMAPIMLIGASFLAYTKSHELTWIFVVSIPVLIIFIGLIMMFAIPLFRAMQTKTDRINLVFREGLTGVRVIRAFRQDKFEQNRFEEANQDYTHNAIKVNTIVALALPVMTLIMSGTNVAIVWFGGQLISSQTMPVGNMIAFMTYAMQVLMSFMMLAMVFALIPRAAASASRIQEVLAIEPKITDPEKPVALSDTTAHALAFDHVDYRYQSAEELALTDINFKAHSGQTVAIIGGTGSGKTTLVNLIPRFYDIDNGHVRVDGQDVRDVRTQDLHQVVSFVPQTATLFTGTIRDNMKFGKPDATDADIWHALEIARSTDFVKEEGGLDAHVEQGGGNFSGGQRQRLAIARALVKKAAVYVFDDSFSALDFKTDAQLRAELRQDKLIQQSVVVIVAQRIATVADADLIIVLDNGKVVGQGTHAELKATNAVYQEIMNSQLREEDQL, encoded by the coding sequence ATGCTTAAAATAGCGAAAGGTCGGATTTCATATATGGCCGTGATTGGTGCGATCTTATTTATGGTCGTCCAAGTTATCGCCAGTTTGAATCTACCTAGTTTGACGTCGAATATTGTGAATAACGGGGTCGCTAAAGGTGATATTAGTTATATTTGGAAAATCGGTTTTGAAATGATTGGATTTTCACTACTATCAGTTGTCGCAGCTTTTGGCAATGTTTTCTTAGCGGCACGATCATCACAACAGTTAGGTAAGAATTTACGTTCAGATATTTATAAGAAAGTCATTAATTTTTCAAATGATGAGTTTGATAAAGTTGAAACCTCTTCATTAATTACACGGACGACTAATGATGTGGTCCAGATTCAAAATGTCGCCATGATGGCGTTACGCATGATGATTATGGCCCCCATTATGTTAATTGGGGCGAGTTTTTTAGCGTATACCAAAAGTCATGAACTTACTTGGATTTTCGTGGTATCAATTCCTGTACTTATTATTTTTATTGGGTTAATCATGATGTTTGCAATTCCATTATTCCGGGCGATGCAGACTAAAACTGACCGGATCAACTTAGTTTTCCGGGAAGGCTTAACTGGGGTCCGGGTTATCCGTGCCTTCCGTCAAGATAAGTTTGAACAAAATCGGTTTGAAGAAGCCAACCAAGACTATACCCATAATGCGATTAAAGTTAACACGATTGTAGCGTTAGCGCTCCCAGTCATGACCTTGATTATGAGTGGGACTAACGTGGCGATTGTTTGGTTTGGGGGTCAATTGATCAGCAGCCAAACGATGCCCGTTGGGAACATGATTGCCTTCATGACTTATGCTATGCAAGTCTTGATGAGTTTTATGATGTTAGCGATGGTCTTTGCCTTGATTCCACGGGCTGCGGCTTCAGCTTCACGGATTCAAGAAGTTTTAGCCATTGAACCAAAAATTACTGATCCAGAAAAGCCAGTTGCATTATCAGATACGACGGCTCACGCCTTGGCCTTTGACCACGTGGACTACCGTTATCAAAGTGCGGAAGAACTTGCGTTAACGGACATTAATTTTAAGGCCCATTCTGGGCAAACAGTGGCGATTATCGGGGGAACTGGTTCCGGTAAGACCACGTTAGTTAACTTAATTCCTCGTTTTTATGATATTGATAACGGGCATGTCCGGGTTGATGGGCAAGATGTTCGAGATGTTCGGACACAGGACTTACACCAAGTCGTCTCATTTGTACCGCAAACGGCCACGTTATTTACTGGGACCATTCGCGATAACATGAAATTTGGGAAACCCGACGCAACCGATGCTGATATCTGGCATGCGTTAGAAATTGCACGTTCGACGGACTTCGTTAAAGAAGAAGGCGGGTTAGATGCGCACGTTGAACAAGGCGGGGGTAACTTCTCCGGTGGGCAACGACAACGGTTAGCGATTGCGCGAGCTTTGGTTAAAAAAGCCGCGGTATATGTCTTTGATGATTCGTTTTCTGCCTTGGATTTCAAGACAGATGCACAATTACGGGCTGAATTACGGCAAGATAAGTTAATTCAACAAAGTGTTGTCGTAATCGTTGCGCAACGAATTGCAACGGTTGCCGATGCCGACCTGATTATCGTCTTAGATAATGGGAAAGTAGTCGGTCAAGGGACCCACGCTGAATTGAAAGCAACTAATGCCGTTTATCAAGAAATTATGAACTCACAATTACGAGAGGAGGATCAACTGTAA
- a CDS encoding YxeA family protein, producing MKKGLIGLAVVGLVILGALFGSKQVTKNQGTELAMALDNVNPLVKVSTVYALTNTAVKKGTGQMGETIYTYRMETYDQAGNVRWLTFTADKRLRLKKYLKIETKGQNVNSWTAVEQTTVPVEVVQRLVES from the coding sequence ATGAAAAAAGGATTAATTGGGTTAGCAGTCGTTGGATTAGTTATTTTAGGTGCGCTATTCGGTTCTAAACAGGTCACAAAAAATCAAGGGACTGAATTGGCGATGGCTTTGGACAATGTGAATCCGCTGGTTAAGGTCAGTACCGTTTATGCGCTAACGAATACCGCCGTTAAAAAAGGCACCGGCCAAATGGGTGAAACAATCTATACGTATCGGATGGAAACCTATGATCAGGCTGGTAACGTGCGCTGGTTAACCTTTACAGCGGATAAGCGGTTACGCTTAAAGAAATATCTGAAAATTGAAACTAAAGGTCAAAATGTGAACAGTTGGACGGCAGTTGAGCAGACCACCGTGCCAGTTGAAGTCGTTCAAAGACTCGTTGAAAGTTAA
- a CDS encoding ABC transporter ATP-binding protein has translation MSEKKSTNEAQPRPAGPQHGPGSHQTFEKPKSFWKTTMRLMRYMSDRWVGLVVVMIFAIASVIFQIRTPKILGQATTEIYKGIMKGNAQQQAGIHQTGFPINFEKIGQIILVVILMYLASAIFSFIQQFIMTRISQGTVYKLRRSFKGKMKDVPISYYDTHSNGDIMSRAVNDMDNIANTLQQNLTQAVTSTVTFIGTLWMMLSISWKLTLIALVTIPLSVVVVGVIAPKSQKFFGTQQKSLGLLNNQVEENYAGHVVIKSFNKEQDAIDDFEIQNDNYYQSAWKAQFISGIIMPLMIFLNNIGYVFVAIIGGIDVANGKVSLGNIQAFLQYTQQFSQPISQMANLLNTIQSTIASAERVFDVLDEEEMQQTKSALPAKTDDDNLISLDHVQFGYNNGDLLLTDYNLDVKRGQQVAIVGPTGAGKTTIINLLERFYDISGGSIRLNGVDTRDISREDLRSHFAMVLQDTWLFTGTIFDNLKYGRETATDDEIYAAAKAAHVDEFVRKLPDGYQTILNEEASNISQGQRQLLTIARAFVADPEILILDEATSSVDTRTEVHIQHAMERLLQNRTSFVVAHRLSTIQGADNIIVMNHGSVVETGTHEGLMAQNGFYADLYNSQFTGNISLD, from the coding sequence ATGAGTGAAAAGAAATCAACGAATGAAGCTCAGCCCCGTCCAGCCGGCCCACAACATGGCCCTGGTTCACATCAGACGTTTGAAAAGCCTAAGAGCTTTTGGAAAACGACGATGCGCTTAATGCGGTACATGTCGGACCGTTGGGTTGGTCTAGTGGTTGTCATGATTTTTGCGATTGCATCCGTGATCTTCCAAATTCGGACGCCGAAGATTTTAGGGCAAGCCACGACTGAAATTTATAAGGGAATCATGAAGGGGAATGCGCAGCAACAAGCTGGGATTCACCAAACGGGTTTCCCGATTAATTTTGAAAAAATCGGTCAAATTATCCTCGTCGTTATTTTAATGTACTTGGCTTCGGCCATCTTTAGTTTTATCCAACAGTTTATTATGACGCGGATTTCGCAAGGCACCGTTTATAAGTTGCGCCGTTCTTTCAAAGGTAAGATGAAAGATGTGCCAATCTCATATTATGATACCCATTCAAATGGGGATATTATGAGTCGCGCGGTTAATGATATGGATAATATTGCCAATACCTTGCAGCAAAACTTAACGCAAGCAGTCACGAGTACAGTGACCTTTATTGGGACATTGTGGATGATGCTGTCAATTAGTTGGAAGTTGACGTTAATTGCCTTAGTGACCATTCCATTGAGTGTGGTCGTCGTCGGTGTGATTGCGCCGAAGTCACAAAAATTCTTTGGCACGCAACAAAAGAGCTTAGGGTTATTGAATAACCAAGTTGAAGAAAACTATGCTGGTCATGTGGTTATCAAGAGTTTTAATAAAGAACAAGATGCCATTGATGACTTTGAAATTCAAAATGATAATTACTATCAATCTGCTTGGAAAGCCCAATTTATTTCTGGAATTATTATGCCATTGATGATCTTCTTGAATAACATCGGCTACGTTTTCGTGGCGATTATTGGTGGGATTGATGTTGCCAATGGGAAAGTTTCCCTAGGGAACATTCAAGCTTTCTTACAATATACCCAACAATTCTCACAACCTATCTCACAGATGGCGAACTTGTTGAACACGATTCAATCAACGATTGCGTCTGCTGAACGGGTTTTCGACGTGTTGGATGAAGAAGAGATGCAACAAACTAAGTCGGCGTTACCAGCGAAGACGGATGATGATAACCTGATTAGTTTGGATCACGTGCAGTTTGGCTATAACAATGGTGACTTATTGTTAACCGACTATAACTTAGATGTTAAACGCGGTCAGCAGGTCGCAATTGTCGGGCCAACCGGGGCCGGTAAAACGACCATTATTAACTTGTTGGAACGTTTCTACGATATTAGTGGCGGCTCTATTCGCTTGAACGGGGTCGATACACGTGATATTTCACGTGAAGACTTACGGTCACACTTTGCGATGGTCTTACAAGACACGTGGTTATTTACAGGAACCATCTTCGATAACTTGAAGTATGGTCGTGAAACTGCAACGGATGATGAAATCTATGCAGCGGCTAAAGCAGCGCACGTGGATGAATTTGTTCGGAAGTTACCAGATGGTTACCAAACGATTCTGAATGAAGAAGCCTCAAATATTTCACAAGGTCAACGCCAATTATTGACGATTGCCCGGGCATTTGTCGCTGATCCAGAAATCTTGATTCTCGATGAAGCCACGAGTTCAGTTGATACGCGGACCGAAGTGCATATTCAACATGCGATGGAACGGCTGTTACAAAACCGGACTAGTTTCGTGGTTGCGCACCGGTTATCAACGATTCAAGGTGCCGACAATATTATTGTGATGAACCATGGTTCCGTTGTTGAAACTGGAACGCATGAAGGATTGATGGCCCAAAATGGCTTCTATGCCGATTTATATAACAGTCAATTTACCGGTAATATTAGTCTCGACTAA